The nucleotide sequence ataatattgtagGGCATTAACATATgtaatttaaagaaattgctGAAAATAATCACCATTTTCTATtagacaaaaaattaattttcgccAAAATTCGATCCGAGTCTAGTCAGTAGCTGatgatcattttttattacattgcATTCCACAATTCTTCTTAGGTAACAGGCCAATATGGAGAAGAGCAATTTTGGATATTGGCGGTATAAAAAGTCTCTCACATTGACAGAAGATAAGGTGGTGCTCCATTATGCATAAACCAATACTCCAATCTCAATAAGAAGAATAATTTGGATACacactttaaataaatttcgtCAGCATCCGGTTTGGTTAAATAATCAGATATTGATCGATACGGCCGACATAAACATTAATCTTAAATTCACGTTGGAAATGGAAATACTCATGATAGTTAAGCATATTTGTAATTCCTCTACGGGTAAAGAAAGCTTCAtcggtaaaaatattttacttttgaaagtCCTGACGTAAATTAAATTCACAGAAATGATGGATAAAGTGGATTATATCTACTAATAGTTCGATTTATAGATGATCTTGATTTGCTTATCTGTCTATATGAAGTTCTAATGCTAATAAGCTGTTCTCAATGCTATCCAAAATAAGCTCTTCATTCCCTCAGGAAGTTCTCGGTTAACACTataaaactttcccatttttcGAGCCCATTGGAAATTTTTCCTCTAAGAGGACCAACACGATCAAAAATTTCCTTCCGtattttttcgtgaaattttaGGGTAAGGTCAACGCCAATTGaaccaattaaattatttttttttcgaaagtttGGCCCCTACTTTGAGCCCCTATATTTCCTCACATAGGGAACTTGGCATAGAGGTTAGTTGCCCCCATATATGTCTCTGCTTTGTCGATCTTAtatgggacaccctgtatactttAACATCCGTAGTTTAATCCGTTTTGTTTTCCTCACAAATCTATCAAGTATCCTGGTAGCTGTTCGGTGTAGTACCAATTTTTATTCCTGAATTTTATacttcttaaaaataattttttctactatcGTGCCTAAAGTACGTACTATAGACACACTTTCGAGTGCTTTACTTTACGCGCTAGTGGTTAAAacacgtattattaaggtctcttTAGTGTAATGGCTACAGTACGAGGATCACATGTGGGAGCTtccaggttcaagtcgcgctgatgcctttttttatttttctacttatgtagttataattattttgataaaattctcaatagaagaaaaatattgtatgcaattcgtgtgtaaaggccTTTTTTCGATTCATGTGTTTGTCGAATTCGTCGAAAAAAGACTACTTTACACgctaatcaatttttaatatacactTTTTGTCTATTCTTTGcaagtttttccattttaatcaTCATTAACAACATAGTAAATGAAATGATATATTTCAGCATTTGTGAATGCAGATAGTAGCAGTAGTTCCGAAGAGGATTTAAAAGAGATTgggaatttattgaaagaaaagttCAATATAACCTTACTTTTAGATTTTCTCGAATTAGGCAACCAAGCTAAAGCCAAATGTCCCGATATTGAGGAAAAAATGGATGTAAGTTacgaaactatatttttttctctacaatcactttatatttataattttgtttctaacAGTTTATCCACTAttagaataatgaaaaacaatattgaatcaatcatattttacttattattaacaattttcagTACCCATAGTGTTTTCTATGAATCTCCAGAATCAATAGATATCTCCTTGAGTGTCTTGACAAAGATCCCTTCCCCCAGAACCACATATTTAAATGTGCGCAAGCGAAGTTTATATTTCCAAATGactatattttcataatagtcTTACATCAGTTAAATCcggaaaatactttttcatattatttcctGGACCTGACAATTAGGGAGATACAGAGCTTCTTTGCATGTTCCACCTACCTCACAAATGGGCTCAATAAacaaccaaaaataaattgtaacaaaattatttgatgcAAAATTTCTGCCATTCTGATGCTTATTGATGTTGATCGTAGAACGTAGTTGAGCAAATGGGAGAATGTGCCGAACAAATTGAACTTGGAGATGATACTTTCTGTTCTCTTATcaagaaaaacttgaagaaatgCTCTAAACCTGTTATTGATATAATTACTTCTTGCATGCCAAATGAATCTAAAGATCTTCCTTCTATAATAGAAAAAGCGATTATAGCGACCGTTGAGCAAGCTTGCCAATCTACCGTTGAAGAAATCCTGGGTAAGTTTCCACATGTTAATATACACGAGGgttatctgaaaagtttccgatgCAACTAAGAAACATAACtgttcgagaattatattctcaaaccaatgaatgatcattcgattttagaatcgatgatctttcaaaaatgattaataaatttacgactacCGGATCTCAAAAAAAATGGGAGTCAGTTgtcagtgcatttaaaaatgaaaagtcaaattaatttctcttgatgaattaacatagttcttttattcaatttacgtttcaagtgttatttactgtatttgggcgcaggacaagttttgtgttacattttgtgtagtgtagtcatattttattataactttttatcctgaaagcgtctcaatttatatcgacagaagtcaatatggcaccaactactgtagctttacgacctaaagtagttgctaaatcaaagattattcatagtggcgtatgtcttttagctttatactaaaataccgttttgtgctaccaaaaatcagcaactgctacagtctaagtgctgtacagttaacaagtacgtgcagcgctcctcacgcttagatataaataggcgTGTGGGTAAAGTGGTTGAAGAACACGGTCATTTTCCAACCAATAACTTTGTTTccattattgtttatatttttcaacatagtcgGTTTAAAGTCCATTCACTCGCGCTCTAATCTTTGTAACTCTTTCATCAAACACAAATTGCCGcgtttctcctcaaaatagtcatttaCGTAAGCGATAACACCCTCGTCTCATGAaacttaggttaggttaggaggtTAGGACAGAATAATGTCactttttttgcaatttcatcTTTTACCTATTCAACCAATGATGCCTAATACTTTCTTGTTATTGTTTCATCTTTTTGAGGATACTCGATGACCACAATCCCTTGGTTATCTCAAAAAACGGTCACCATCGCTTTTCTGGCTGATGAAACTGTCTTTGCTTTTTTCGCGTCAATAAGGCCTGggaaatattcaattgaatgCGTTGTTGGTACAAAGTCAGCAAATGCTACACCCAGCGCGCACATAGCTTACgcataatttttcaatcattatatGGCAAATGCGCTCTTTTGATATACCTTTACACTCTTTCAATTTTATAACCTCAATCCCATGGTCGTACAATATCATTTggtgaaattttttgattatatcgCTGGTTCACGTAGTCTTAGGCCGTCGCGAAAGCTCGTCGTTAATCAAGCTCAATTATACCATTTTCAAACAGAAGCTAAACGTCTAAAATGACGGATATTGTCGTGAGAATATCTCAacgcatgcgcaaatatattaaaaaacttttattgagatcggaaacttttcagacaactctcgtatatataaaattgtaagaATGTTGATGAATTTTCATTCTTTCTTGAGAAAATTGTACATTTTCGGAATTAAATGCTGCAACTAGAGGTATTTCAATAGTTAATCACAAACTGCTTGTAGCTCAATACATATCAAGAGttgtaactaaaaaaattgcaattatGCAGACAGAGGATTATTCTAAATCGTTTGTGTCACTACTTAATGATGATATTATCTATAGTTCTGCAGGttatatgaagatttttattttgtaatcaATTTTTGTCATTCGTCAGTATATTGCTAGTTGCGAAAGCTGAAGATACTCAGAAATTTTAAGTAGTATAGTATCAATTGTGTTAACCCCCATTAGCCCCTTTGCTCATATTTTCTGTATATAACAAAGAAAGTTCCATTCCAGGAGGATGCGAATTCATGTAATTTTCATACGTTTTTAGTGCTAAAATATGTTAAAACTGCATCGACTACTTTCCTGTGctgcatttttatatatttcaaaatttttgttcactGCGAGCCCTGCTTAACCTGGATAACCTGAaaacaaaaactcatttttatgtGACTATAATTACACAATATATTAGTTATTTACCACTTACAACAAATGTTTATCGTCTAGGGTATTTTCTGAAACTCAATAACGTGTTCATTAGAAaagattttcgattttttttcctCACAAACTATCTGATTTCTGCTTTCGTTGTTCAATgttattatattgttaattgGAGTTTCAGCATCGAATAAATGACTGAATGAATCGATATTTCGTCACAATATGCAAGTGAAAAACTCACTGGAAAGGGTTGAACATTTTGGATTATATCACATAAATACCTACTTTACGGATTAACTTTTTACCAGCGTTTTAGCTACCGTGGCAACGTTGGACATGACATTTATTTCCATAGCATGAGAAAACCATAGAGCTTATATTGAAGATACAAAGAGCGGGGTATGGGATTCTTATGAAGGATAGAGAGAAGGAGAACAATCTATGTATATGAAAAAGTGTCCGTCGAAATGCGTTCCATAAATGTGACGCCAAATTAGCATATGGATAAATTTTGAAGGAAGCTTCGAAAATTCTATACGCCCTGGGCAACTTTTCACACATCTGTTTtcataaaatgttgaaattttcaattacgaACATATTCAGCATactgttatttatcgtatacAGCTGGACACTTTCCTTCCATACAAGATACTTTTTCTTCCTTCTGCCTTCCATAGGAGATCTGAACTATGATAGAAATATATCTATCTTCCATAACCTGAGCTGCtgatagaaagagaaaaaacataCTCTAACTTGATTGGCTCTCCATGACGCCAATGTTTCGTGTGGAAGGAACGACAAATGAGCAGAATGAGTTTTGATTTCAATAGTCActagagagagatagagagtggtaaaccgatgttttttctttctcttcaaaTTTTCCTTACATGCCGCTAACTCCTTGAATAAATTGTATAATGTGTTGCCGTCATTTAGGATCacttttttaatacaaaatgtaTCTCGcgaatatttttatgtagttcAATTAAGAAAATCATACGTAGATAAAAATTGCCATTTAAATCacccaaaaaatttttttctcgagtATCAACTACGtacatgttattgttaaatacCACTTATAAGGcgattaaattcatttttcattaatggtTTTGTGTCTGAATTCTTAAATCAGGACAATATTTGCcggtcaataatttttttatatatattattttcagataattattttatttaaatatcgaaaaaaaataatcacacTTGAATATACTAAATTTGCTCTTACAGCtcaaaaaactttgttattttttatagaactATTCAATCCATGTTACATGCAAAAGGATTTCATCGAGTTCCAACCTTGTGCAGATATTAGAACCACTTTAGTAGAACAAAGAAATAAACTTCCATCAAAATCTCTTGTTTGTTCGTAagtatatatctatatatatttattcataataaacatACTTTTGTTATACCAAGTaattatactgaatacactgtttacactaccactaaaaaaaaaacagaaatttcaccACTAGAGGGGAGATTTAGGGTATGAGCCGCAATACCTTATAGTGCTCTAGGATTTATATTAAGAATCCGTTCCTGAGGCTCTATATTTTCCCCTTTCGATCCATTGTAGTGACCCGTGAGCGTCGAGCTGCAGATAATGCTGTAACGTTTCGTAGTTATCTAGcgtctttctattcgtgggatGGATTACTAAACACTTTCTCTTAcgttctttatttatttaaatactatacactacacttaactacaCCACTTGCCGCTAAAAGGAAAAATCAAAGGCGCGTCCgctatttatgaaaaatctgAAAGACGCTGCCTGAAATGCGCTGCGCGAATTTCCATAATTAcatagtagctggacagggccggcctaggaaaccattttgcgaacttgttcgtaacaatacgTACTAATAAAACATTGCTCAGAGTTTCTTTAGTAGTAATAGTTGctggaaaaaaaatgtgaaatcaCAAACGTGCCAACTATGTAACTAATAATATCTGGTGTGAAGCCTCTTAGTGTGTGAAACGTAGATCACTTCATTTTGTACTACActttatatttcttaaattatatTGGCGGAAAAATAACACTTgggtattttgatttttcagtatttaaaaTTCAGTATATTCATTCGatctaagtatttttttaaatacataaaatttttgctGGATTAATCAAATTAGATGCTGCTTGTGGTCGCCAAGTGTTTTATACATCTACTAAGATTGGCCCTGactgttattaattattacttttttctttctttcagtACGATTCCAAAAATGAGAAACTGCATGAAGGATCATCTAGAAGCGTCTTGTCAGAATGCAATTACCAAGCGAAGTAGTTTGAAATTCCAGGATGCCATTTGGAACTCAGTGAAGGTTGACTGTAAAGCTTGAACTATTCTACTATTTAAAACGAAAAGATGTATATTTACTGAAATAATGCAATAAAATTTGTAACATCTTATCTCAATTTTAATCTATTCTTGAGACTAGAATTGATAAGTGAAAAGGAAAACAAGTGAATATATCGAAACTAGAcacaataattcattttaagCTACTAGTTTTACCATctatactatttaaaaaatgaagtaatttttctttagtagtagagaaaacaaaatatcaatgaCAAGTTCAAGTTACGCAATTAAgtatcaaattttcaatcaaaaagtggaaattTTCCTTTCAAGTTATCAgttgaaaaaccaaattttacgaaaaatatatgaatttagtgagttaattatttgatttgatttattgtATTGCTTGGtcattgaattaaaaatagagcatttcacaaattttgaaaatgtggtaagatttattagattttatttattctatcatCACATGTCAAAATTTCCCCTTAAAACTACTTGACTACACTGATGAAAACCTAGTGTGCTCTAATATGTATTCCTAACTTATGTATTCATATTCGGGGAGTGAAAATATGGTCAAAGTgcaatgtaaaaatatttgtgaaagtTGGAAATTACTTACATTAATCAATTGAGATTTGTGGTGTCCTgcattttggtttttattttgaatcaaattcattagattcaaaaatcaatatggAAATTGACCCTTGACATAAATATCTAGTTATTGATTCTGGCTGCTattcaaatagttttgaattttcattggttagattatgaatgacattaaatctTAATCacgatataaaaattatattttgataaggaCCTCAGTAGATCGAAATGTCAAGATTTTATGCTTCTTaacgaaattttaattaagatggacttaaaatcaagataatttatcaacaaaactatataaaattgttctattatatatatatatatcgaataTACCCTCCCCCTTTTCTCGACGAAAACGATATCATTCTAGAATCTCGAAAATACCCCCGTATATACGGAATTGCACGATAACTTTACTAATTTTTGTTCGAAAGGGgtagttttaatattatttactataatttttgAACTGTTAAATTCTCTTTTCGTTGAAAGATCATGCAAATATTATGGTAAGTGATAATTGTTTTTAGTTACATTTTAAACTCTTGTTTAATGTATAAAGTATGTATTAACTAATTAactattttaacattttatttatattatttatcttctGTACTCAATTTTAGCACTGTagggaatatatttttttaaaatctcgATTATAACCCTCCTAACTGAAATGCGTCTGTTTTGATTTGTAAAAAGGAGAATAACTTTTGAGATTATACGGTAGACGAAAAAGTGCGCGAGAAGCAGTTTCTCAGAAGACGTGAGAGTTGACTGTTAAGGATATTCTGTGATTCCGAAAAACGAACTATTTGCAGAGGAGacgtattattttatttgaagacTTAAAAGTTAGTTAGTTACTCTAAAGACGTGAGAGCTGATGATTTATGATATTCTATAAAGACGTAAGGAAACACGGTTtccaaaaaaagtatttcttttTAAAGACGTAAAGACGACGGATCAGTTAAATCCAAAACTTGTTTggaactgaaattatggtcgaGTACAacataagaaatatgtataaatgtataaaaattattaatattatatatatatatatatatatatatatatatatatatacatatacat is from Diorhabda sublineata isolate icDioSubl1.1 chromosome 1, icDioSubl1.1, whole genome shotgun sequence and encodes:
- the LOC130442184 gene encoding uncharacterized protein LOC130442184, with the protein product MNKLVLTTILFAVLAFVNADSSSSSEEDLKEIGNLLKEKFNITLLLDFLELGNQAKAKCPDIEEKMDNVVEQMGECAEQIELGDDTFCSLIKKNLKKCSKPVIDIITSCMPNESKDLPSIIEKAIIATVEQACQSTVEEILELFNPCYMQKDFIEFQPCADIRTTLVEQRNKLPSKSLVCSTIPKMRNCMKDHLEASCQNAITKRSSLKFQDAIWNSVKVDCKA